Sequence from the Thermoanaerobacterium sp. PSU-2 genome:
CTACTCCATTTTCTCGCAATACATCTGAAAATTTATCGTGTTCTTGTTGGGCAACTTTGAGATATGGTATATCATCAAACAAAAGCCTTCCCAAATAGTCTGGAACTAAATTTTCAATTTCTTTTCCAGGTCTGTGTAGTAAAACTTTTTTTAATACGCCTATTTCTGAATAGACGTTTATGCTCAAAGAATCGATACTGACACAGGATTCCATATTGCTACCTCCATTTCTAAATTTATTTATCATCATCTGTTCACCGCAATTATACATCTAAAACGCTCATCCAATAAAACAGCAATAATCTTAAAATATTTTAATTTTATATGATATGGTTTTCTCTGAGAGAAATAACGGTTTACCTCTTAAATATGCGTATATTCTCTGAAATTTATGTATTTATCCGATTTTTATAAAAAAATATGAATTTTTACTTGCATACTGATTGATTTTTATTCATAAATGTCTTTTAATGTCGCTACTTGTTACAAAATATACAAACCTATACAAACTTTTATACATTCACTGCATAAAATATTAATTCGAATTTTTTACAAAAAAATAACCAGGTTTTAAGCCCGGTTATTCTTGTTCAGAAAAATTTGATTTTTAATGATCTTATCTTACATTTAAAGTGCTGTGATATCTGCTGTACGCGAAATAAATGATTAGGCCTACTATCATCCATATTACAAATCTCGCAAGTGTCACCATTGGAAGATTGATGATAAGGTACAAGCTAAATATCATCGTAAGAGGCGCTACAATCCACACGAAAGGCACTTTAAACTTCCTTTCAGCATTTGGCATCTTTACTCTTAGAACCAATATACCAATTGATACAATGATAAAAGCGCTCAATGTGCCGATGTTTGTAAGCTCAATTATTTCATCTAATGGAAGAAATCCCGCAATAATAGCAGTCAAAACACATGTAATCAATGTATTTATGTGAGGAGTTTTGTACTTTGGATGAACCCTTGAAAAAACCTCTGGCAAAAGGCCATCACGTGCCATCACCATAAAAATCCTTATCTGACCATACAAAGTCACTAAAAGCGTCGAAACCATGCCTACAATAGCACCTGTAGCAACCAGTGCAGAACCCCAGTTAATCCCCACACTTAAAAGTGCACCAGGAAGCGCATTGTTTGGATCTATGTGTTTGAAAGGTACCATCCCAACCAATGTGATGGCAACCGCCATGTATATAACAAGAATCAATACTACAGCCACCATAAGTCCTAAAGGAACATCTCTTGTGGGATTTTTCGTTTCCTCCGCTGCAGTAGAAACAGCATCAAAGCCTACATATGCAAAAAATATGATAGCTGCTGCAGTCATTATCCCTTTAAATCCATACGGTGCAAATGGAGTAAAATTGGCCATCTTAATGTGGCTAAATCCTAAAAATACAAACAATCCTATGACAGCAATCTTCAAAAGAACTATCAAATTATTTACAGTGGCACTTTCCCTTACGCCAACGTACAAAATCCATGTTACAAACGCAGTAATCAAAATTGCAGGCAAATCCATGATGCCGCCAGAAATTGGAGGTGTAGTTATGACTTTAGGCAATGTTATGCCAAGGGTTTTTAAAAATCCGATAAACGTGCCGGACCATCCTGATGCCACAGCGCTTGCAGATATAAGATATTCCAAAAGTAAATCCCATCCTATTATCCAAGCAACTATTTCACCAAAAGCAACATAAGAATAAGTATATGTGCTGCCAGCTACCGGAAACATTGTAACCAACTCAGCAAATATAAAAGCAGCCAAAACAGCCGTCACACCACCAATTATATACGAGATAATCACTGCTGGACCCGCTTTTAAAGCACCTTCGCCAGTTGACACAAACACTCCTGTTCCAACGACAGAACCAATGGCCAATGCAGCCAAATCAATAGCAGTGAGTTTTTTGTTTAAATTCGTCTTCTCAGCAGTCTCAAGCAATTGATCTGCCGACTTCTTTCTGAATACATTCATCTAATATTGCCTCCTATGTTGTTTTTAACATCAACTTAATTTTTTAATATTTTCCCCCATTTGCGTATCGACTATTTTTTTTAATCTATCGATTACTTCTTTTACATTATCATCTTTGTCGACAAGCACAAAAATAGTATTATTTCCTGCAATAGTGCCTACGATTTCACTCCAGTTTAATTCATCAATTGCTTCAGCGGCACTTGATGCAGCACCAGACAACGTTTTAATTGCAATTATATTGCCTGAATAATCTACATCTACAATTACTTTAGATAAAAGCGATAAAAATTTATCCAATGTTATATTCTCATTTACATCCCTGGTGGAGTATTTGTATCTTTTCCCATCGCTGCTTAATATCTTTACTAACTTCAGTTCCTTTATATCTCTCGATATGGTGGCTTGAGTCACAATGAATCCTTCTTTTTGCAATTCATTGACTAATTCCTCTTGATTCTCAATATCTTTCTCTTTGATGATTTTTAATATCTTGTTGTGGCGATCCAGCTTTGTCATATAACTCACCTCAAATCTCTACAAAATTATTGATTATTTTTAAACATTTTTTACACAATAATTTTATCGCGTTTGCTATTAAATGTCTACAATTTTAGTTGAGCACTAAAAATTTTTTAAGTCATTATAGACGTTAAAAGGCCAGAGAAGAAATTTATCTTCCCCGGCCTTTCTGGGCTTTAATGAGGAGACTTAGAAGTTATTGTTCTGTACCATGCTTTCCTCGGCTTTCTTGATAGCAAGTTTTACAAGATTGCCGCAGTCACGAGATGATACACTTCCCCAACCTTCAGTCTTTACAATGTCGTAAACGCCTAACTCTTTTGCCAATTCCTCTTTCAGGTTATCTGACATGAGGCTATTGCGACGTCTACTCATTTTCAATTCCTCCTTTTGGGCCCATTTATATTTTTCCTGTTAAGCTCTTTTTTATTCTAAAAGAAATTACATCGTCAGATTGCCTTGATTTGTCTTTATGACTTTTAAAATCTTTTCTTCAACGCCATTTTCCGCGTTGATGTATACATAAAATGTATCGCCGCTGTATGTTCCTTTAAATTCATAAGCCAAAACTTCTTTCCCTCCGTCCAATGGTATTATGCACAATCGGCTGCTTTCAATTTTCAAATTCTTGCTGACCTTGCTTTGCGCTTCAGATTCCGTAAGCTTCGGCTTTTCTATTTTCCTATCAACGTGTGACATATAGTATGATGTGGCATCAAATCCTACTATGTCGCCATTGTCCAATGCAATTTTTACTTTGACAATGTCAGGATAGATTCTTACGTTATCCTGAACAGGAGTAAAATTAAATTGGACCGTTCCATTGGCCTTTATAGAATAAGTATTTTCCATATTGCTGAAACCATGTGATTTTAAAAACTTCATAGCATAATTTAACGCTTGTGTCTCTGATATGTTCACTTTAGAAACTGCCCTTTGATCCATAAGCCATATTACATGCCCGCCCTTCTTGCTTACATTCACATATATAGAAGGAGCGTTTTGAGGTGGCTTTAATTCTACTCCATACGCATCTATCTTTCCATTGTTAGGACTGTATTTAATCGCAGACGATACTGGCTTTCCTAAAAACCTTTTTGCTATTGACACTGCGTTATCGTACGAAACGTTGCTGCCAGTCAGTCCTTTGGGCGTTAACTTTGCTTGACTTTCAGAAAAAGGTCCATCGTATATAAGTGTTGGATAGTTAGACATCTGTTGATTTACAGTATTCATATTCACATTTAGTATTTTGCTGTCTATCTGGCTCATCTTTTGAGTGCCTTTTTTATTTAAGTTGTCTAAATCATACCCTCCTTGTATTTTGCTTCTTAAATCTTGCAAACTTTTGCCAAGATATACTGCGTAGTTGTGCAGCTCTGATATTGTCTTTAAATCTTTGTCCGTCAATTTTTTGCCGTCAGCGACGTTTTTTGAAAGGCTGTAAGAATAATCGCCGATTTGGGACAAAAACTTTGAAGTGTTGTCTAATTCAGGTTGACTTATGGGAAGCTGGCTTAAGTTTTCCTGCGCCTCAAAAGCCTGTCTCCATACATCGCTTAGAATTGGTATTGTCGTATTTTCCTGAGATGAAACCATCAACTTGCCTGTTGATGTCTCTATATTTTCTATGCTGTTTACAAGCTGATAAAAAGACCTATCGTACTGTGCCTGTAAATATCTATGGTATGTTACTTTCTGCATGTACTGATTGTATCCCCATGCACCTACTACTAAAAGCAAAAGAAGCATCACGACTGTTGATATTCTCTTCATTTACATCACCTACCTTGCAAATATATGGTTGCCAATCTGGGTTATTATTGGCCTGTTAAAAATCCAGTAATTTTGTACTCTCGATGCATTGTAGTAGTACAGTGCTCCACCTGTTGGATCCCATCCTGCTATTGCATCCTGAGCTGCTCTTATGCAGTCTTGAGTTGGAGGAAGCCACATTTGTCCATCATCAACCGCAGAAAATGCTCCAGGTTGGAAAATCACGCCTGCAATTGTATGTGGAAACATCGGTGACCTTACTCTGTTCATCACAACCGCTCCAACGGCTACTTTGCCTATAAAAGGCTCACCTCTCGCTTCACCGTTTATAAGCATTGCCAAAAGGTATACGTCATCGTTTGTAGTCGTTGATGTTGCTGGAGTGTATGTACTTGATATTGAAGTGTATTTGCTAATATTAAATCCCAAGGCTACCTTCGTCTGATCGTCCACAATCCCAGTCACATTAAGTCCATTATTAGCCTGAAATTTTCTCACAGCCAGCCATGTTCTGACTCCGAAAAATCCATCTACAGGCCCATCGTAATATCCCCAATCTTTTAACCTTGATTGAACTCTCGATACGTCTGAGCCAGAATTGCCCCAGTACAAATTTGCCATTGTCTTCATGGACATGTTTAATGTGCTTAACTCGACACAAAAAGTCGTAAATAATATTAATATAAGCAAAACTACTTTGACTCTTGAAATGGAATAGTTTTTCATCTGTCTCCTCCTCTACAAATTAGTATTTGTAGATATTTTTTGTAGAGAATCAAACTTTATACACGTGTCCCAAAACTTTTATATGATCTATGTTTGGATCTTCAGTGCCCTGAAG
This genomic interval carries:
- a CDS encoding small, acid-soluble spore protein, alpha/beta type; the protein is MSRRRNSLMSDNLKEELAKELGVYDIVKTEGWGSVSSRDCGNLVKLAIKKAEESMVQNNNF
- a CDS encoding arginine repressor, whose protein sequence is MTKLDRHNKILKIIKEKDIENQEELVNELQKEGFIVTQATISRDIKELKLVKILSSDGKRYKYSTRDVNENITLDKFLSLLSKVIVDVDYSGNIIAIKTLSGAASSAAEAIDELNWSEIVGTIAGNNTIFVLVDKDDNVKEVIDRLKKIVDTQMGENIKKLS
- the sleB gene encoding spore cortex-lytic enzyme, giving the protein MKNYSISRVKVVLLILILFTTFCVELSTLNMSMKTMANLYWGNSGSDVSRVQSRLKDWGYYDGPVDGFFGVRTWLAVRKFQANNGLNVTGIVDDQTKVALGFNISKYTSISSTYTPATSTTTNDDVYLLAMLINGEARGEPFIGKVAVGAVVMNRVRSPMFPHTIAGVIFQPGAFSAVDDGQMWLPPTQDCIRAAQDAIAGWDPTGGALYYYNASRVQNYWIFNRPIITQIGNHIFAR
- the ypeB gene encoding germination protein YpeB, whose protein sequence is MKRISTVVMLLLLLVVGAWGYNQYMQKVTYHRYLQAQYDRSFYQLVNSIENIETSTGKLMVSSQENTTIPILSDVWRQAFEAQENLSQLPISQPELDNTSKFLSQIGDYSYSLSKNVADGKKLTDKDLKTISELHNYAVYLGKSLQDLRSKIQGGYDLDNLNKKGTQKMSQIDSKILNVNMNTVNQQMSNYPTLIYDGPFSESQAKLTPKGLTGSNVSYDNAVSIAKRFLGKPVSSAIKYSPNNGKIDAYGVELKPPQNAPSIYVNVSKKGGHVIWLMDQRAVSKVNISETQALNYAMKFLKSHGFSNMENTYSIKANGTVQFNFTPVQDNVRIYPDIVKVKIALDNGDIVGFDATSYYMSHVDRKIEKPKLTESEAQSKVSKNLKIESSRLCIIPLDGGKEVLAYEFKGTYSGDTFYVYINAENGVEEKILKVIKTNQGNLTM
- a CDS encoding amino acid permease translates to MNVFRKKSADQLLETAEKTNLNKKLTAIDLAALAIGSVVGTGVFVSTGEGALKAGPAVIISYIIGGVTAVLAAFIFAELVTMFPVAGSTYTYSYVAFGEIVAWIIGWDLLLEYLISASAVASGWSGTFIGFLKTLGITLPKVITTPPISGGIMDLPAILITAFVTWILYVGVRESATVNNLIVLLKIAVIGLFVFLGFSHIKMANFTPFAPYGFKGIMTAAAIIFFAYVGFDAVSTAAEETKNPTRDVPLGLMVAVVLILVIYMAVAITLVGMVPFKHIDPNNALPGALLSVGINWGSALVATGAIVGMVSTLLVTLYGQIRIFMVMARDGLLPEVFSRVHPKYKTPHINTLITCVLTAIIAGFLPLDEIIELTNIGTLSAFIIVSIGILVLRVKMPNAERKFKVPFVWIVAPLTMIFSLYLIINLPMVTLARFVIWMIVGLIIYFAYSRYHSTLNVR